In Pseudovibrio brasiliensis, the following are encoded in one genomic region:
- a CDS encoding flagellar hook-basal body complex protein FliE → MADLSALSTVSRVSTFTSGVNDVSSTARTRQYLVGGPQDAQATQGVQGSFADTMADVVRETAGDLKTAEATSVAAVRGEVSAQKVVEAVMKAELSLKSAVAVRDKVVEAYQEFSRMSI, encoded by the coding sequence ATGGCGGATCTTTCGGCGTTGAGCACAGTATCTCGCGTATCGACGTTTACCAGTGGTGTAAATGACGTTTCTTCTACTGCTCGCACCCGTCAGTACCTGGTTGGTGGTCCTCAGGACGCTCAGGCGACACAAGGTGTTCAGGGCAGCTTTGCCGACACAATGGCAGACGTGGTTCGTGAGACCGCAGGCGATCTGAAAACCGCTGAAGCAACATCTGTTGCTGCTGTGCGTGGCGAAGTATCCGCTCAAAAAGTGGTTGAGGCCGTAATGAAGGCAGAGCTTTCCTTGAAGAGCGCAGTTGCTGTGCGTGACAAGGTTGTTGAGGCCTATCAAGAATTCTCTCGTATGAGCATCTGA
- the flgG gene encoding flagellar basal-body rod protein FlgG: MKALAIAATGMSAQQKNLEVISNNIANMNTTAFKASRAEFSDLLYQMDRAAGVSNRGGTAPVPEGIQQGLGVKTAAVRKLHAQGALQQTNNAFDLAIDGQGWFEITGPDGEALFTRAGAFNVNGEGALVTLDGYEVQPGITVPIEAVKVTVNESGEVFATYADGNPATNIGQLSLTSFVNDAGLKAIGGNLFRETEASGAPNTGIAGEGPLGVIRQGYLEGANVDPVKEITSLISAQRGYEMNSKVIQAADDMAGTVSKGIR; the protein is encoded by the coding sequence ATGAAAGCTCTTGCTATTGCTGCGACGGGTATGTCTGCTCAGCAGAAAAACCTCGAAGTTATTTCCAATAACATCGCAAATATGAATACTACTGCCTTTAAGGCGTCTCGTGCGGAATTTTCTGATCTTCTTTATCAAATGGATCGTGCAGCTGGTGTTTCCAACCGCGGTGGCACTGCTCCAGTTCCGGAAGGCATTCAGCAGGGTCTGGGCGTGAAAACTGCAGCAGTTCGTAAGTTGCATGCTCAGGGTGCTCTTCAGCAGACCAATAACGCCTTCGATCTGGCAATTGATGGTCAGGGTTGGTTTGAGATTACAGGCCCTGATGGTGAGGCGCTTTTCACTCGTGCAGGTGCTTTTAACGTCAATGGCGAGGGTGCTCTTGTTACGCTCGATGGTTACGAAGTTCAGCCTGGTATTACGGTTCCGATTGAAGCTGTTAAGGTGACTGTCAATGAAAGTGGTGAAGTTTTCGCAACTTACGCTGATGGTAATCCAGCGACAAATATTGGCCAGCTGAGCCTGACAAGTTTTGTGAATGACGCTGGTTTGAAAGCAATCGGCGGCAATCTATTCCGTGAAACTGAAGCCTCTGGTGCGCCAAATACCGGCATCGCAGGTGAGGGGCCTCTTGGTGTGATCCGTCAAGGTTACCTTGAGGGTGCAAACGTTGATCCGGTGAAGGAAATCACCAGCCTGATCAGCGCACAGCGCGGTTATGAGATGAACTCAAAAGTCATTCAGGCTGCCGACGATATGGCTGGAACCGTATCCAAGGGCATTCGCTAG
- the flgA gene encoding flagellar basal body P-ring formation chaperone FlgA has product MIASKRLSKLALLLCCVPLVISAASAASRREVVKLPVPAMMIYPGDKIEEGMLREHGFFKKSVAQLSIVSRMQDVVGLEARRTLFPGKPIPKNAVQDPVVVKRGSSVLLVFKEEGLEIRAIVEAQESGAIGANIRARNPDTGLSVLGKVQEDGSLLAEGE; this is encoded by the coding sequence ATGATTGCCTCGAAGCGCCTCTCTAAACTGGCATTGCTGCTATGTTGCGTGCCGCTGGTAATTTCAGCGGCATCAGCAGCAAGCCGGCGCGAAGTTGTAAAGCTTCCTGTGCCGGCCATGATGATCTACCCGGGCGATAAGATCGAAGAAGGAATGCTTCGTGAGCACGGGTTCTTCAAAAAGTCTGTTGCGCAGCTTTCGATTGTCAGTCGGATGCAAGACGTAGTTGGTCTGGAGGCGCGACGTACTCTTTTTCCTGGAAAGCCTATTCCGAAAAACGCAGTTCAGGATCCCGTAGTTGTGAAGCGTGGCTCCTCAGTTCTGCTTGTGTTTAAGGAAGAGGGGCTGGAAATCCGCGCCATTGTTGAGGCGCAGGAATCCGGGGCAATTGGTGCAAACATCAGGGCGCGTAACCCTGATACTGGTTTAAGTGTTTTGGGCAAAGTGCAGGAAGACGGATCTTTGCTGGCTGAAGGAGAATAA
- the flgI gene encoding flagellar basal body P-ring protein FlgI — protein MRSVSRSLGAMYLAFLALFLSFDSASALVRIKDIADLRGMRSNQLVGYGIVIGLNGSGDTMRNSPFTEQSLQSMLERMGVNVREANLSSRNVAAVVVTAELPPFIGNGARIDVSVGSLGDAKSLQGGTLLVTPLMGADGNVYAVAQGSVSVSGFSAEGDAGSLTQGVPTAGNVPNGALIEKTLPDYFSSMPQLVLELKNPDFKTAVRVTDAINAFSLNRYGLKLASELDYRSVQVQRPAGISSVRFISQIEGLMVQPDTPARVVVDERTGTVVIGQNVRISTVAVTHGNLTVRVSERPEVSQPNPFAQQGETTVVPRTDIDIQQEDGQLQLIGGTDLQTLVRGLNRIGLKPSGIIAILQAIKQAGALQATLVVK, from the coding sequence GTGCGTTCTGTAAGCCGTTCTCTGGGGGCAATGTACCTTGCTTTTCTTGCATTGTTTTTGTCATTTGACAGCGCATCCGCGCTCGTTCGCATTAAGGATATAGCTGACCTGCGCGGCATGCGTTCAAACCAGCTTGTTGGCTACGGTATTGTGATTGGCCTGAATGGCTCTGGCGATACTATGCGTAACTCTCCTTTCACTGAACAGTCCCTGCAATCTATGTTGGAGCGTATGGGTGTGAATGTTCGTGAAGCGAACTTGAGTTCACGAAATGTAGCCGCAGTTGTCGTAACTGCTGAGCTGCCACCATTCATCGGCAATGGTGCTCGTATTGACGTTTCTGTTGGCTCTTTGGGAGATGCAAAGTCGCTTCAGGGCGGCACATTGCTCGTGACGCCTTTGATGGGCGCTGATGGTAATGTGTATGCCGTGGCGCAAGGCTCTGTTTCAGTTTCTGGTTTCTCTGCAGAGGGTGATGCAGGTAGTTTGACGCAGGGCGTGCCAACTGCCGGTAATGTTCCAAACGGTGCTCTCATCGAGAAAACGCTGCCGGACTACTTCTCCTCTATGCCGCAGTTGGTTCTGGAACTTAAAAATCCAGATTTCAAGACCGCTGTACGTGTCACTGATGCAATCAATGCATTTTCTCTGAACCGCTATGGTCTGAAACTCGCCAGTGAGCTTGATTACAGATCTGTCCAGGTGCAGCGCCCGGCTGGCATTAGTTCAGTGCGATTTATATCTCAGATCGAAGGTCTGATGGTTCAGCCTGATACGCCCGCTCGTGTTGTTGTCGATGAACGTACAGGTACCGTTGTTATCGGTCAGAATGTTCGGATTTCAACAGTAGCGGTTACGCACGGCAATCTGACAGTTCGTGTCTCTGAGCGTCCAGAAGTCTCTCAGCCTAATCCGTTTGCTCAGCAGGGTGAGACCACTGTTGTACCACGTACAGATATCGACATTCAGCAGGAAGATGGTCAGTTGCAGCTGATTGGTGGTACCGATTTGCAGACATTGGTGCGTGGTTTGAACCGCATCGGTCTGAAACCAAGCGGCATCATCGCAATCCTTCAGGCGATCAAGCAGGCAGGGGCCCTGCAGGCAACTCTCGTGGTCAAGTAA
- a CDS encoding MotE family protein yields MSLASASAQTAETEAEDLSAAIEQAKNYCEAIADQAKDARIAWQMRALFDVEHQMKAKITELDAKIAELRSWVQRRDEILQRAEGHVVDIYANMRPDAAALQLTSLDDETAVSILLQMKARKASSVLAELSSERAAYLTDMMAELTARKASKLNMGVSQ; encoded by the coding sequence ATGTCGCTTGCCTCTGCAAGCGCGCAAACAGCTGAAACTGAAGCAGAAGATCTGAGTGCTGCGATTGAGCAAGCAAAGAACTACTGTGAAGCAATTGCTGATCAGGCAAAGGATGCTCGGATTGCATGGCAGATGCGGGCGCTCTTTGATGTTGAACATCAGATGAAAGCCAAAATCACTGAGCTCGATGCCAAAATCGCCGAGCTCCGCAGCTGGGTGCAGCGCCGCGATGAAATCCTGCAAAGAGCTGAAGGGCATGTTGTCGATATTTATGCAAACATGCGCCCAGATGCAGCTGCTTTACAGCTGACGTCTCTGGATGATGAGACTGCTGTTTCTATTCTTCTCCAGATGAAAGCGCGAAAAGCAAGTTCAGTGCTCGCTGAACTCTCTTCTGAGCGTGCAGCTTACCTGACTGACATGATGGCAGAACTTACAGCTCGTAAAGCCAGCAAACTGAATATGGGAGTTTCACAGTGA
- the flgH gene encoding flagellar basal body L-ring protein FlgH has translation MKRTLVCILAAITLTGCNAMKNVGKEPHLTPLGQGLQPSVASLPATPAKNGGRSNRAYHGLWADGEQDFFRDPRAKQVGDVLTVAIKIKDKAKLDNSSERKRDSSRSTGLKGAFSWAGVDSGEADATISGTGATASKGEGAIDRSEEIELSIAAVVTNVLRNGNLIISGQQEVRVNYEVRVLSVAGIVRPEDITGRNTIQYDKIAEARVSYGGRGRMTEVQQPSVGQQVIDIISPF, from the coding sequence GTGAAGCGCACCTTGGTATGCATTCTCGCTGCAATTACGCTCACTGGCTGTAATGCCATGAAGAACGTTGGCAAAGAGCCGCATTTGACACCATTGGGGCAGGGGCTCCAGCCGAGTGTTGCGAGTCTTCCTGCGACACCGGCGAAAAATGGCGGGCGTTCCAATCGTGCTTATCACGGTCTTTGGGCTGACGGAGAACAAGATTTCTTCCGTGATCCGCGTGCGAAACAGGTTGGTGACGTGCTGACTGTCGCTATTAAGATCAAAGACAAGGCGAAGCTGGATAACTCAAGCGAGCGTAAACGAGATTCCTCTCGCTCTACCGGCTTGAAAGGTGCATTTTCCTGGGCTGGTGTTGACTCTGGTGAAGCAGATGCCACCATTTCCGGAACTGGCGCCACCGCCAGTAAAGGTGAGGGTGCGATTGACCGTAGTGAAGAGATCGAACTATCAATCGCAGCGGTTGTGACCAATGTGCTTCGAAACGGAAACCTTATCATTTCTGGCCAGCAGGAAGTGCGGGTCAACTACGAAGTTCGCGTTCTCTCTGTTGCAGGCATTGTTCGTCCCGAAGATATTACAGGTCGCAATACCATTCAGTACGATAAGATCGCTGAGGCGCGTGTTTCTTATGGTGGCCGAGGCCGCATGACAGAAGTTCAGCAGCCGAGCGTTGGTCAACAAGTTATTGATATCATTAGCCCGTTCTAA
- a CDS encoding flagellar basal body-associated FliL family protein, whose translation MAIKAQLPKPQLPTSENSWVSVAIAAAVVTVVAGAGGMGIGSTLVDQVHSKYLEEQKANSGALINPEYTESSQIVSLKPIVTNLLSSSKNWIRIEASVVLMQRGIEEQGHSLLVKQVEQDLLLYARTLGPRQLEGTRGLLRLRDDLNERAKMRGGKFVKELVLESVVIQ comes from the coding sequence ATGGCTATTAAAGCTCAATTGCCAAAGCCGCAGTTGCCAACCTCCGAGAATTCTTGGGTGAGTGTCGCGATAGCTGCAGCTGTTGTTACTGTTGTTGCAGGTGCTGGTGGTATGGGAATCGGTTCAACGCTGGTTGATCAGGTTCACAGTAAGTATCTGGAAGAGCAGAAAGCCAACAGTGGTGCGCTGATCAATCCGGAATACACCGAAAGCAGTCAGATCGTTTCTCTGAAACCGATCGTGACCAACTTACTCTCTTCCTCCAAAAACTGGATCCGCATCGAAGCATCTGTTGTTCTTATGCAGCGTGGTATCGAAGAGCAGGGCCATTCGCTTCTGGTGAAACAGGTAGAGCAGGATCTGCTTCTCTACGCGCGTACGCTTGGCCCTCGTCAGTTGGAAGGCACGCGCGGCTTGTTGCGTCTGAGAGACGATCTTAACGAACGCGCAAAGATGCGTGGTGGAAAATTTGTAAAAGAACTCGTGCTTGAATCCGTGGTGATTCAGTGA
- the fliP gene encoding flagellar type III secretion system pore protein FliP (The bacterial flagellar biogenesis protein FliP forms a type III secretion system (T3SS)-type pore required for flagellar assembly.) codes for MRYLAFFTGFLSLFALFWVAPASAQEINLSDLLPAGQASASGRIIQYVMILTVLSLAPGILIMVTSFTRFVVALSFLRSGIGLQTTPANIILISLALFMTFYVMAPTFDAAWKNGLQPLIKEEISEEVAYEEMTKPFRRFMLDNVREKDLVLFDDLAVSAFNYEKDAPVEELDLRVLIPAFMISELRRGFEIGFLIALPFVVIDMIVATITMSMGMMMLPPTVISLPFKVLFFVLIDGWYLLTGGLIRSFT; via the coding sequence ATGCGTTATCTTGCGTTTTTTACGGGTTTTCTGAGTTTATTTGCGTTGTTTTGGGTAGCTCCGGCCTCTGCGCAGGAAATCAACCTGAGCGACCTGCTCCCAGCAGGGCAGGCATCCGCAAGCGGTCGCATTATCCAATACGTCATGATCCTGACGGTGCTGTCTTTGGCGCCGGGTATTCTGATCATGGTAACGAGTTTCACTCGCTTTGTGGTGGCGCTGTCTTTCTTGCGTTCCGGTATCGGTCTTCAAACAACACCTGCAAACATCATCCTCATCTCGCTGGCCTTGTTCATGACCTTCTATGTCATGGCACCGACGTTCGATGCTGCTTGGAAGAACGGTCTCCAGCCGCTCATCAAAGAAGAGATCTCCGAGGAAGTTGCATACGAGGAAATGACGAAGCCCTTTCGGCGCTTCATGTTGGATAACGTGCGCGAGAAAGATCTGGTTCTTTTCGATGATCTGGCTGTTAGTGCATTCAACTATGAAAAAGATGCGCCAGTTGAAGAGTTAGACCTGCGTGTCCTTATCCCGGCCTTCATGATCTCCGAACTCCGCCGCGGTTTCGAAATAGGCTTCTTAATAGCCTTGCCCTTCGTCGTGATAGACATGATCGTAGCAACAATAACCATGTCCATGGGCATGATGATGCTCCCACCAACCGTGATCTCGCTCCCCTTCAAGGTGCTGTTCTTCGTCTTGATCGATGGATGGTACTTGCTAACAGGCGGGTTAATAAGATCGTTTACATAG
- a CDS encoding flagellin yields MSSLLTNSSAMVALTTLRGINDSMATTQNRISTGMRVADASDNAAYWSIATTMKSDNSALSAVKDSLGLGAATVDVAFTAMDQSVDIVSQIKDKLTAATNGTVDRGKIQADIKQLQEQLETIASSATFSGENWLQQNMATDALNKEIAGSFTRDAAGNTQIESIVVDTRTTVLVDTRGVTDNTGILTSNLRGDNAAGVTFTAGDDISTLVLASGGEDGIAYKAALAAIHNTYNGLSDADKLLFDATAAEAVRDAVNTRLDTLVPAAGDPISFLDLDISSFGNNAVDNGILESYIDVVDGQLSAITDAATELGSAKARVDMQKEFASNLSDAIDRGIGQLVDADMNAESTRLQALQTQQQLGIQALSIANSGSQNILSLFR; encoded by the coding sequence ATGTCTTCTCTTTTGACTAACTCCTCCGCAATGGTCGCATTGACTACCCTTCGTGGTATCAATGACAGCATGGCAACCACTCAGAACCGTATTTCTACTGGTATGCGTGTTGCTGATGCTTCTGACAACGCGGCTTACTGGTCTATCGCAACAACCATGAAGTCTGATAACTCAGCTCTTTCTGCTGTTAAAGACTCCTTGGGTCTGGGTGCTGCTACCGTTGATGTGGCTTTCACCGCAATGGATCAGTCCGTTGATATCGTTAGCCAGATTAAAGATAAGCTGACTGCTGCTACCAACGGTACTGTTGACCGCGGTAAGATCCAGGCTGATATCAAACAGCTTCAGGAACAGCTGGAAACCATTGCTTCTTCTGCTACATTCTCCGGTGAGAACTGGCTGCAGCAGAACATGGCAACCGACGCTCTTAACAAAGAGATTGCTGGTTCCTTTACACGTGATGCAGCTGGTAACACTCAGATTGAGTCTATCGTTGTTGATACTCGTACCACTGTTCTGGTTGATACGCGCGGCGTAACTGACAATACTGGTATTCTTACCTCCAACCTTCGTGGTGATAACGCTGCTGGTGTGACATTTACCGCAGGTGATGACATCAGTACCCTTGTTCTGGCTTCTGGTGGTGAAGATGGTATCGCATACAAGGCGGCACTTGCAGCAATTCACAATACCTATAATGGTCTGAGTGACGCTGATAAGCTGTTGTTCGATGCAACTGCTGCTGAAGCTGTGAGAGATGCCGTCAATACTCGTCTTGATACATTAGTTCCTGCTGCTGGTGATCCGATTTCCTTCTTGGATCTTGATATCTCCTCCTTTGGCAATAATGCAGTAGATAACGGTATCCTTGAATCTTACATCGACGTTGTTGATGGTCAGCTTTCTGCTATCACCGATGCGGCTACTGAACTTGGTTCTGCTAAGGCTCGTGTAGACATGCAGAAAGAGTTTGCAAGCAACCTGTCTGACGCAATCGATCGTGGTATCGGTCAGCTCGTTGATGCGGACATGAACGCTGAATCCACTCGTCTGCAGGCGCTTCAGACTCAGCAGCAGCTTGGTATTCAGGCTCTGTCTATCGCAAACTCTGGTTCCCAGAACATCCTCAGCCTGTTCCGTTAA
- a CDS encoding flagellin, producing MSSLLTNSSAMVALTTLRGINDSMATTQNRISTGMRVADASDNAAYWSIATTMKSDNSALSAVKDSLGLGAATVDVAFTAMDQSVDIVSQIKDKLTAATNGTVDRGKIQADIKQLQEQLETIASSATFSGENWLQQNMATDALNKEIAGSFTRDAAGNTQIESIVVDTRTTVLVDTRGVAGNTGILTSDLSGGDTNDPTITTGDIDTLAVALTTPATTSEGIIQKAIVAAVTNTFNGLEDGTTAGTKGTFDAAAAKVVADATKARIGVLAGAVGDPMSFLDLDISTLGNNAIDNGILEAYIDVVDGQLSAITDAATELGSAKARVDMQKEFASNLSDAIDRGIGQLVDADMNAESTRLQALQTQQQLGIQALSIANSGSQNILSLFR from the coding sequence ATGTCTTCACTTTTGACCAACTCCTCCGCAATGGTCGCATTGACTACCCTTCGTGGTATCAATGACAGCATGGCAACCACTCAGAACCGTATTTCTACTGGCATGCGTGTTGCTGATGCTTCTGACAATGCGGCTTACTGGTCTATCGCAACAACCATGAAGTCTGATAACTCAGCTCTTTCTGCTGTTAAAGACTCCTTGGGTCTGGGTGCTGCTACCGTTGATGTGGCTTTCACCGCAATGGACCAATCCGTTGATATCGTTAGCCAGATTAAAGATAAGCTGACAGCAGCAACCAACGGTACTGTTGACCGCGGTAAGATCCAGGCTGATATCAAGCAGCTTCAGGAACAGCTGGAAACCATTGCTTCTTCTGCTACATTCTCTGGTGAGAACTGGCTGCAGCAGAACATGGCAACCGACGCTCTTAACAAAGAGATTGCTGGTTCCTTTACACGTGATGCGGCTGGTAACACTCAGATCGAGTCTATCGTTGTTGATACGCGAACCACTGTTCTGGTAGATACCCGCGGTGTTGCTGGCAATACTGGTATTCTAACTTCGGATCTTAGTGGTGGTGATACTAATGACCCAACAATTACCACTGGTGATATTGACACTCTCGCTGTTGCTCTTACGACGCCTGCAACCACTAGTGAGGGGATTATCCAGAAGGCAATTGTTGCTGCAGTAACTAACACATTTAATGGCCTTGAGGACGGGACTACAGCAGGTACCAAAGGTACGTTTGATGCGGCTGCAGCCAAGGTTGTAGCAGATGCGACTAAAGCAAGGATTGGTGTTCTAGCTGGCGCAGTTGGTGATCCGATGTCCTTCTTGGATCTTGACATCTCTACACTTGGAAATAATGCGATCGACAACGGTATCTTGGAAGCCTACATCGATGTTGTTGATGGTCAGCTTTCTGCAATCACCGATGCAGCTACAGAGCTTGGTTCTGCTAAGGCGCGCGTAGACATGCAGAAGGAATTTGCAAGCAACCTGTCTGACGCGATTGATCGTGGTATCGGCCAGCTTGTTGATGCGGACATGAACGCTGAATCCACTCGTCTGCAGGCTCTTCAGACCCAGCAGCAGCTCGGTATTCAGGCTCTGTCTATCGCAAACTCTGGTTCCCAGAACATCCTCAGCCTGTTCCGTTAA
- the fliF gene encoding flagellar basal-body MS-ring/collar protein FliF yields the protein MAARENAEKIYSNLAELGAKRLMVLAFIGLFTFVAIGAAAYLLSRPEQEVLYANLERDDVTQIGMALQASGIPFDVSADGSAISVGVGATARARMLLAEKGLPRGSGAGYELFDEMGSLGLTSFMQSVTKIRALEGEVARSVQSMQGVKAARVHLVLPEKATFRRENQKPTASVLIRTEGIQTNSIAQSIRYLVAAAVPGLTAEAVTVLDTEGQLLAAGEDAQSASTGRKAMLESDLASRKENAIRQALAPYLGVNNFEVSVSASVNTDNQRVSETSYDPETRVERSFRVVRENATSQNASLENPTTVEQNLPEEAVSSQSGERSSEENERREELTNYEISSRTVETIFDDYRIERMSIAVLVNRDRLVEEMSRRVEGQKGDAVVEGEAADLTAKVEEIEEIIATAAGVDTARGDKVSVSAVNFVLAGQQLAAIPERTWQDVLMRNMGSVVNAGAILIVTLMIIWFGLRPAVAFLIPKTEVVEEGLPVGANSNSAAVRDGEIEGEDGQLPDYSNGDGLGGESVDATVVNRDNLRKLERAVEMDDMQAAIILKQWMYDQERAV from the coding sequence ATGGCAGCTCGTGAAAACGCCGAAAAAATCTATAGTAATCTGGCAGAGTTAGGTGCAAAGCGCCTGATGGTGCTCGCATTTATTGGGTTATTTACGTTTGTTGCGATTGGCGCAGCAGCATATCTCTTGTCCCGCCCAGAGCAGGAAGTGCTCTACGCAAACCTTGAGCGGGATGATGTTACTCAAATCGGTATGGCGCTTCAGGCCAGTGGTATCCCATTTGATGTAAGTGCAGATGGCTCAGCTATTTCTGTTGGTGTTGGCGCGACGGCGCGCGCGCGTATGTTGCTGGCAGAGAAAGGTCTGCCACGTGGTTCGGGTGCGGGGTATGAGCTCTTTGATGAGATGGGTTCCCTAGGGTTGACGTCTTTCATGCAGAGTGTAACCAAGATCCGCGCCCTCGAAGGTGAAGTGGCTCGCTCCGTTCAAAGTATGCAGGGCGTAAAGGCTGCGCGTGTGCATCTGGTGCTTCCTGAGAAGGCGACGTTCCGCCGTGAAAATCAGAAGCCGACCGCTTCAGTTCTTATTCGCACCGAAGGTATTCAAACTAACTCCATCGCGCAGTCCATTCGCTATCTGGTTGCAGCAGCCGTTCCAGGTCTGACGGCAGAGGCTGTAACGGTTCTTGATACTGAAGGTCAGTTGCTAGCGGCAGGTGAAGATGCGCAGAGCGCATCAACGGGCCGGAAGGCGATGCTGGAATCTGATCTGGCGTCGCGTAAAGAAAATGCGATCCGTCAGGCTTTGGCGCCTTATCTTGGTGTTAATAATTTTGAAGTCAGTGTCTCTGCGTCTGTAAATACTGACAATCAGCGTGTTTCTGAGACCTCTTATGATCCGGAGACTCGTGTTGAGCGGTCGTTCCGCGTTGTGCGTGAAAACGCAACCTCGCAAAATGCGAGCCTTGAAAATCCAACAACTGTTGAGCAGAACTTGCCTGAAGAGGCTGTGTCTTCTCAGTCTGGTGAGCGATCTTCTGAAGAGAATGAGCGCCGCGAAGAGTTGACTAACTATGAGATTTCATCTCGTACCGTCGAAACCATTTTCGATGACTACCGCATAGAGCGCATGAGTATTGCGGTTCTTGTTAATCGCGATCGCCTTGTTGAGGAGATGTCTCGTCGCGTTGAAGGTCAGAAGGGTGATGCGGTTGTTGAAGGTGAAGCTGCTGACCTGACTGCCAAGGTTGAAGAGATTGAAGAAATCATCGCGACTGCCGCTGGTGTTGATACAGCGCGCGGCGATAAGGTCTCTGTTTCTGCGGTAAACTTCGTTCTTGCCGGTCAGCAGTTGGCGGCTATTCCAGAACGCACCTGGCAGGATGTGCTGATGCGCAACATGGGCTCCGTCGTAAATGCTGGTGCCATCCTCATTGTGACGCTCATGATTATCTGGTTCGGTCTGCGTCCAGCCGTTGCTTTCCTTATTCCGAAAACAGAGGTTGTCGAAGAAGGGTTGCCAGTTGGTGCGAACTCCAACAGTGCGGCAGTTCGTGATGGCGAAATCGAAGGTGAAGATGGTCAGCTGCCAGACTACTCAAATGGAGATGGTCTGGGTGGTGAAAGTGTGGATGCCACTGTCGTGAACCGCGACAATCTCCGCAAGCTGGAGCGCGCTGTGGAAATGGATGACATGCAGGCAGCAATCATTCTGAAACAGTGGATGTATGATCAGGAGCGTGCCGTATGA